A part of Aspergillus flavus chromosome 1, complete sequence genomic DNA contains:
- a CDS encoding monocarboxylate transporter (MFS transporter, putative), whose protein sequence is MADNTPIDIVRSRDYDRELISQDPLNRKGHCQDQTELDGQQDAAQEVLEDKYQRDVPPDGGYGWVCVACVFWINAHTWGINSSYGVFLSYYLSHDVFPNTSALSYAFTGGLSISCALLVAPLATHLIHLYGTRLVLNLGVFFETLSLIGSSFATQRWHIFLSQGVCFGWGMGFLFVGSVGIIPQWFQRRRSLAMGINAAGSGLGGLIWSLAVGSMIPRLGLSWAFRILGIIACVVNLICANLIKDRNKDVGSRHKAFHFPLFKRPEFLLFLGWGVFSMLGYVALLFSVANFALSVGLSSHQGSIVSALLNLGQGLGRPFVGMFSDKLGRINIATFLSFCCGLFCLVIWIFARSMGVVCFFAVLVGTVAGTYWATVTPVLAEIIGLRDLPSGLSITWIILVAPTTVSEAIALVLRDNDSNDSVYLRVQIFTGFMYIGASLCLWVVRGWKVEYINREAQLKSSTAVSANNDGVKVASSHGAGDEKGNQPAVEPPASDPVPEVKLWSPVALLRGMVTLKRV, encoded by the exons ATGGCAGACAACACTCCTATCGATATAGTTCGCTCTCGCGATTATGACCGTGAGTTAATTTCGCAGGATCCACTAAATAGGAAAGGCCATTGTCAAGATCAAACCGAGCTGGATGGGCAGCAAGACGCAGCTCAGGAGGTCCTAGAAGACAAGTATCAACGTGATGTCCCCCCAGATGGTGGCTATGGGTGGGTTTGTGTCGCCTGTGTCTTCTGGATTAATGCACATACATGGGGAATCAACAGT AGTTACGGTGTATTCCTCTCTTATTATCTTTCACACGATGTATTCCCAAATACCTCTGCACTCTCATACGCCTTCACCGGTGGTTTGAGCATATCCTGTGCTCTCTTGGTTGCTCCTTTAGCCACCCACCTGATTCACCTCTATGGGACACGTCTTGTCCTAAATCTGGGCGTCTTTTTTGAGACCCTTTCGCTGATTGGATCTTCCTTCGCCACGCAAAGGTGGCACATCTTCCTTAGCCAAGGCGTCTGTTTCGGATGGGGAATGGGATTTCTCTTCGTCGGAAGCGTAGGTATCATCCCTCAATGGTTCCAGCGACGACGAAGTCTCGCGATGGGCATCAACGCCGCCGGGTCCGGTCTGGGAGGTTTAATCTGGTCCCTAGCAGTAGGCTCCATGATCCCTCGACTGGGACTCAGCTGGGCCTTCCGAATCTTGGGTATCATTGCATGCGTCGTCAACCTAATATGCGCAAATCTCATAAAAGACCGCAACAAAGACGTCGGAAGTCGTCACAAGGCCTTCCACTTTCCCTTATTCAAACGGCCTGaatttctcctctttctcggcTGGGGCGTCTTCAGTATGTTAGGCTATGTCGCCCTCCTATTCAGCGTAGCCAATTTCGCCCTCTCGGTCGGCCTTTCATCCCACCAGGGTAGTATTGTCAGTGCCTTGCTGAATCTTGGTCAAGGCCTTGGTCGCCCCTTTGTGGGAATGTTCAGCGACAAACTCGGTCGCATCAACATTGCTacgtttctttccttctgcTGCGGTTTGTTCTGTCTAGTTATTTGGATCTTTGCGCGCAGTATGGGTGTCGTTTGCTTCTTTGCTGTCCTTGTTGGTACTGTGGCTGGGACGTACTGGGCAACTGTTACGCCTGTGCTTGCGGAGATCATAGGCTTGAGAGACCTGCCCAGCGGGCTTAGCATTACTTGGATCATTCTTGTTGCTCCTACGACGGTTTCTGAAGCCATCGCTCTTGTCTTGAGGGACAACGACTCCAACGACTCTGTTTACCTGAGGGTTCAGATCTTTACCGGGTTTATGTACATTGGTGCGTCGTTGTGCTTGTGGGTGGTTCGAGGTTGGAAAGTGGAATATATCAACCGGGAAGCTCAACTAAAATCCTCTACTGCGGTGTCCGCTAATAATGACGGCGTTAAGGTGGCAAGCTCCCATGGGGCTGGAGATGAGAAGGGCAACCAGCCGGCGGTGGAACCTCCAGCTTCCGATCCAGTACCTGAGGTTAAGCTCTGGTCGCCAGTTGCACTACTTCGTGGCATGGTTACACTGAAAAGAGTGTGA
- a CDS encoding exoribonuclease complex, subunit Rrp44/Dis3 (exosome complex exonuclease DIS3) translates to MKSLRRDFSSDPHTANVTSKVFVRSTKSGKVQKIVRELYLRQDIPCSSKLCSTCPSVAPADANGNIAPFVLSEHPAGTTAFPRGHYLVPDTNALLNGMDLFEHTGAFYDVIILQTVLEELKNQSLPLYNRLLALIKTDEKRFYLFFNEFRMETHVRRGRNESINDRNDRAVRSVAKWYTEHLRAAAKKGKKEKTVPTIVVITDDKDSLRKAKEENVTALSLTDYVSGLEDSDRLLDMINESREQRETKGARGELFYPEYYTMSKIMTGLRAGTLHQGVFNVSPYNYLEGSVNVAAFDKPLLILGRDNSNRAISGDVVVIEVLPKDQWKSPSTKIVDEEAVTKNDNPDAEDNEAVVTERERKALQEEVRQAHGKSTEGRPQPTAKVVGVIKRNWRQYVGHVDSGSTGSQASSGRRQQNVFVLPMDKRVPKIRVRTRQASELLGQRILVTIDAWDRDSRYPTGHFIRSLGELETKGAETEALLLEYDVQYKPFPQAVLDCLPAEGHDWRVPASKEDIGWKGRRDLRDLLICSIDPPGCQDIDDALHARPLPNGNFEVGVHIADVSHFVKPNNAMDLEASLRGTTVYLVDKRIDMLPHLLGTDLCSLKPYVERYAFSVLWEMTPNAEVVSTDFTKSVIRSREAFSYEQAQMRIDDPSKKDELTESMRTLLRFSKILRQKRMDAGALNLASPEVRIEADNDEVGDPLTDVKTKAMLATNSLVEEFMLHANITVAAKIYSTFSQTAMLRRHATPPPQNFEELINQLSKKRDMRLDVSSSHALADSLDQCVDSKNPFFNTLVRILATRCMTSAEYFCAGAHAESEFRHYGLASPIYTHFTSPIRRYADLLVHRQLASAIGYEGEDGRAVIEGVMTRNRLEDICRNINHRHRNAQHAGRASIEYYVGQALKARGEKLSAKGVDGGIEEEGYVMRVFENGVVVFVPRFGIEGVVRLEDFVLKGDSALRSVEERRELVVRRESEFDNEEYTLQVSDKGHSDQGMSVELFQRVKVNVSSVKEESGRGAGKRRVRVLILGTQN, encoded by the exons ATGAAAAGCTTACGGAGGGATTTCTCTTCTGACCCGCATACCGCAAATGTCACCAGCAAAGTCTTCGTCAGGTCGACAAAAAGTGGAAAGGTGCAAAAGATCGTTCGTGAGCTTTATCTGAGACAGGATATTCCTTGCTCATCGAAGCTGTGCTCAACATGTCCCTCGGTCGCTCCAGCAGATGCAAATGGAAACA TTGCGCCTTTCGTTCTTTCGGAGCACCCCGCCGGCACAACCGCTTTTCCTCGTGGTCATTACCTCGTCCCTGATACGAACGCGCTGTTGAATGGTATGGATTTGTTTGAACATACCGGTGCATTCTATGATGTGATCATCCTTCAAACAGTTCTCGAAGAACTTAAGAACCAGTCTCTACCTCTCTACAACCGCTTGCTTGCCTTGATCAAAACCGACGAGAAACGCTTTTACCTATTCTTCAACGAGTTTAGAATGGAAACACATGTACGGCGAGGACGAAATGAATCGATTAATGACAGAAATGACCGTGCAGTCCGTTCTGTAGCAAAATGGTACACCGAACATCTACGAGCCGCAGcgaaaaagggaaagaaagagaagacaGTACCTACTATTGTTGTTATCACGGACGACAAAGACAGTTTGCGCAAGGCAAAGGAGGAGAACGTGACAGCCCTGTCATTAACCGATTACGTCTCGGGTTTGGAGGATTCCGATAGATTACTCGACATGATCAACGAGTCAAGAGAACAGAGAGAGACTAAGGGTGCACGTGGAGAGCTGTTTTACCCGGAATACTATACTATGTCCAAGATCATGACTGGATTGAGGGCCGGTACCTTACATCAAGGTGTTTTCAATGTGTCCCCATACAATTATCTTGAGGGTTCCGTCAATGTCGCAGCATTCGACAAGCCTCTTCTTATCCTGGGTCGCGACAACAGTAACAGAGCTATTTCTGGGGACGTTGTTGTGATTGAAGTGCTTCCTAAGGATCAGTGGAAATCTCCATCAACTAAGATTGTTGATGAGGAAGCAGTAACCAAGAATGACAATCCTGACGCTGAGGACAATGAGGCCGTGGTCActgaaagggaaagaaaagctttGCAGGAAGAGGTCAGACAAGCGCATGGAAAGAGCACAGAAGGAAGGCCTCAGCCAACTGCCAAGGTTGTGGGCGTGATTAAACGAAACTGGCGGCAGTACGTCGGGCACGTTGACTCGGGCTCGACAGGCTCCCAAGCTAGCTCTGGTCGGCGTCAGCAAAATGTTTTCGTTTTGCCCATGGACAAGCGTGTACCTAAGATCAGGGTCCGCACCAGGCAAGCCTCCGAACTGCTGGGTCAACGAATTCTTGTCACAATCGATGCATGGGATCGTGATTCTCGGTATCCTACTGGGCACTTTATCCGTTCATTAGGAGAGCTCGAAACAAAGGGAGCCGAGACCGAAGCCCTTCTACTCGAATATGATGTACAATATAAGCCGTTCCCTCAAGCCGTTCTCGACTGTCTGCCCGCAGAAGGACATGACTGGAGAGTTCCCGCTAGTAAGGAAGACATCGGCTGGAAAGGCCGCAGAGACCTCAGAGATCTCCTTATATGTAGTATTGACCCACCAGGCTGCCAGGACATTGACGATGCTCTTCATGCGCGACCATTGCCCAATGGCAACTTTGAAGTTGGAGTCCATATCGCAGATGTATCACATTTCGTTAAACCGAATAATGCGATGGACCTCGAGGCTAGTCTGCGTGGCACAACAGTCTATCTAGTCGACAAGCGTATCGATATGCTTCCACATTTGCTTGGTACCGATCTTTGTTCGCTCAAGCCTTACGTGGAACGTTATGCTTTCTCGGTTCTGTGGGAGATGACTCCAAATGCTGAGGTTGTCTCTACAGACTTCACCAAATCCGTCATTCGTTCTCGTGAAGCTTTTAGTTACGAGCAGGCCCAGATGCGCATTGACGATCCATCGAAAAAAGATGAATTAACAGAGAGCATGCGCACTTTGCTTCGGTTCTCCAAGATTCTCCGTCAGAAGCGTATGGACGCAGGTGCACTGAACCTGGCCTCGCCTGAAGTTCGTATCGAGGCCGATAACGACGAGGTTGGAGATCCACTTACGGATGTCAAGACAAAAGCTATGCTCGCAACCAACAGTCTTGTTGAAGAATTTATGCTTCACGCCAATATCACTGTTGCAGCTAAAATCTACAGTACATTTTCCCAAACTGCTATGCTACGACGACACGCCACCCCTCCACCACAGAACTTTGAAGAGCTCATTAATCAACTTTCCAAGAAGCGGGATATGAGACTTGATGTTTCTAGCTCACACGCCCTGGCGGACTCGCTCGACCAATGTGTTGATTCTAAGAACCCCTTCTTTAACACCCTGGTCCGCATTCTCGCTACCCGATGCATGACATCTGCAGAGTATTTCTGCGCAGGTGCTCATGCCGAGTCGGAATTCCGTCACTATGGTTTAGCCTCTCCCATCTACACGCACTTTACCTCACCAATCCGACGATATGCCGACTTGTTGGTTCATCGGCAACTTGCATCTGCTATTGGATATGAAGGTGAAGACGGCCGGGCAGTCATTGAAGGTGTCATGACCCGCAACCGTCTCGAAGACATCTGCCGCAATATCAACCACCGCCACCGCAATGCCCAGCATGCTGGTCGAGCCAGCATCGAATACTACGTTGGTCAGGCACTGAAAGCGCGCGGCGAGAAGCTATCTGCTAAGGGAGTGGACGGCGgtattgaagaagaaggttaCGTCATGCGGGTTTTTGAGAATGGCGTAGTGGTGTTCGTTCCGCGATTCGGTATCGAGGGTGTGGTGCGTCTGGAAGACTTTGTGCTCAAGGGCGATTCTGCCCTACGCTCTGTTGAGGAACGGCGAGAGCTAGTAGTCCGTCGGGAGAGCGAGTTTGACAACGAGGAATACACTCTTCAAGTTTCGGATAAGGGCCACTCTGATCAAGGTATGAGCGTGGAACTCTTCCAGAGAGTGAAGGTCAACGTCAGCTCcgtgaaggaagagagtggCCGGGGTGCCGGAAAGAGAAGGGTTAGGGTGTTGATTTTGGGAACCCAAAATTag
- a CDS encoding carbon-nitrogen hydrolase (nitrilase, putitive) — translation MVIAAVGQLCSTASMTANLAQCQILVRKAVAAGARALFLPEATDYIGSSPAETVSLARSVHDSEFVLGLQKEAVQSNLHINVGIHEPSPDGRVKNTLIWINEKGIITQRYQKVHLFDVELKGGPVLKESASVEKGMEILPPFETPVGHVGLAICFDLRFPEISLALKRQNAQLITYPSAFTVPTGKAHWETLLRARAIETQSYVIAAAQAGPHNEKRRSYGHSMIVNPWGEIVAQLGDEYREPQIAFADIDLDLLAKVRREIPLLRRTDIYPEV, via the exons ATGGTTATTGCA GCTGTGGGGCAACTATGCTCGACTGCGAGCATGACTGCCAATCTGGCCCAGTGCCAGATACTGGTGCGCAAAGCcgttgctgctggagctAGA GCATTGTTTCTCCCTGAAGCGACAGACTATATAGGGTCCTCGCCAGCAGAAACAGTCTCACTTGCGCGCTCCGTGCATGATAGTGAATTCGTACTGGGCCTGCAGAAGGAGGCCGTGCAGTCTAATTTACACATAAATGTCGGCATTCATGAACCATCTCCGGATGGAAGAGTAAAGAATACCCTTATCTGGATCAATGAAAAGGGCATCATTACACAGCGCTATCAGAAAGTTCATCTATTTGATGTAGAACTCAAAGGCGGTCCGGTACTGAAGGAGAGCGC GAGTGTCGAGAAAGGCATGGAAATTTTACCTCCATTCGAGACCCCTGTTGGACATGTCGGCTTAGCTATATGCTTCGAT CTCCGGTTCCCCGAAATTAGTCTGGCTTTGAAGCGGCAAAATGCCCAGCTTATCACTTATCCTTCAGCATTCACGGTTCCCACGGGAAAGGCCCATTGGGAAACACTCCTACGGGCCAGGGCTATCGAGACTCAGTCATATGTGATAGCAGCGGCGCAAGCAGGGCCTCAcaatgaaaaaagaagaagctaTGGCCATTCGATGATTGTGAACCCCTGGGGAGAGATTGTAGCTCAGCTTGGCGACGAATATAGAGAACCGCAGATCGCCTTCGCGGATATTGATTTGGACCTTCTAGCGAAGGTTAGGAGAGAGATACCACTTCTTAGAAGgacagatatatatccagagGTATAA
- a CDS encoding ESSS subunit of NADH:ubiquinone oxidoreductase-domain-containing protein, producing the protein MSARTLSHSLRSRCLLRRPQNIQGFSTRTNLRAADHGDHYDPPTGWLFGVKPGQKYVKEGWENIWYYGFIGSLLVAGVAYVFKPDTSIQTWALEEARRRLEAEGILEDPEKAQRK; encoded by the exons ATGTCTGCTCGTACTTTGTCGCATAGCCTTCGCAGCCGCTGCCTTTTGCGCAGACCTCAGAACATTCAGGGTTTCTCGACTCGTACCAACCTCCGTGCCGCTGATCATGGAGATCACTACGACCCTCCGACTGGGTGGCTTTTTGGTGTCAAGCCAGGCCAGAAGTACGTGAAGGAAGGCTGGGAGAACATCTGGTACTACGGATTCATTGGCAGCTTGCTTGTTGCCGGTGTCGCATACGTTTTCAAGCCAGACACCTC GATACAAACATGGGCTTTGGAAGAGGCACGGCGGAGACTGGAAGCCGAGGGTATTCTGGAGGACCCCGAGAAAGCTCAGAGGAAGTAA
- a CDS encoding ribonuclease P 40kDa subunit-domain-containing protein — protein sequence MFDLEDDASRREKCYTAVAQLPSFIDPKQPPVKKSPFSAIRGHPFVHTVEVILPEATYKSIESSLNTKLPKLRYARVFMSLSSLLEGDFFNTYIKSGNILMISEGRPGSDNVFTLRDGILKLELGKEIFERTGLTGKPVRSGGRKHAKERYLVEINLRLPSMLHGKKGFERLVWAFKNVLNHTVAWLFYDLASESSGVSSDDPSLKGNHPHIVDCEPVRTDYRDILVPPFKELDITGTAPEQELKENCDEISEWLGMVALGSPRVLASDDVDPYLCRYSVPHVDEAKPSDIVSLRWHGFLPLKWIMELFLTLLQETAPKGPEASAWFAFSASALGREAVEGKDGYTVLTLPSVNKTCDNVQKSSDPRSKIGRSCICWEYVGVSIV from the exons ATGTTCGATCTGGAAGATGACGCGTCTAGGCGCGAGAAATGCTACACGGCAGTGGCTCAACTGCCTTCCTTCATCGACCCCAAACAGCCACCCGTGAAAAAGTCGCCCTTTTCGGCCATTCGGGGACATCCGTTCGTGCACACG GTGGAGGTTATATTGCCTGAAGCAACGTACAAATCCATTGAGAGCTCCTTAAATACTAAGCTTCCCAAGCTGCGATATGCTAGAGTGTTCATGTCACTGTCGTCTCTGCTTGAGGGAGACTTCTTCAATACTTATATCAAATCTG GAAATATTCTCATGATATCAGAGGGACGTCCTGGTTCAGATAACGTATTTACCCTGAGAGATG GAATCTTGAAACTAGAGCTTGGCAAGGAGATATTTGAACGGACAGGTCTAACAGGAAAGCCCGTCCGTAGTGGGGGCAGAAAAcatgcaaaggaaagatatc TCGTGGAAATCAACCTGCGGCTGCCATCAATGCTTCACGGTAAGAAAGGCTTTGAGAGACTAGTATGGGCATTCAAGAATGTTCTCAATCACACTGTGGCCTGGCTCTTCTATGACCTGGCATCGGAGTCGAGTGGTGTTTCCTCTG ACGATCCTTCCCTGAAAGGAAACCACCCTCACATTGTAGACTGCGAACCAGTGCGCACTGATTACCGCGATATCCTCGTCCCACCCTTTAAGGAATTGGACATTACAGGAACGGCGCCAGAGCAGGAATTGAAGGAAAACTGTGACGAAATCTCTGAATGGCTTGGGATGGTGGCCCTCGGATCTCCTCGAGTATTAGCGAGCGACGATGTAGACCCATACTTATGTCGCTATAGCGTACCGCACGTCGACGAAGCAAAACCGTCAGATATAGTCAGTTTGAGATGGCATGGTTTCCTCCCTCTCAAATGGATTATGGAGCTATTCCTTACTCTACT ACAAGAAACTGCCCCGAAAGGTCCAGAGGCCTCGGCCTGGTTTGCTTTCTCCGCGAGTGCTCTGGGGAGGGAAGCTgtggaaggaaaagacggTTATACGGTTCTGACATTGCCTTCTGTAAACAAAACTTGTGATAATGTGCAGAAGAGCTCTGATCCTAGATCTAAAATAGGTCGCTCATGCATTTGCTGGGAGTACGTTGGCGTCTCAATTGTTTAG
- a CDS encoding WD40-repeat-containing domain protein, with amino-acid sequence MAPPRRNLLPKERFAFSFGSLKTQSYHDPIARTPGSHTIRTIAWNPTGQLIATGSADRTLRIWNPERAQVKYSTDLRGHTAGIEKVLFNPVRDSELASCSSDGTVRFWDVRSKTCVSRLDVGGEAFTLSWSADGSTMVVGRKDDTLIPVSIESPSTPTVLENGVINVPSTQSQKPIAGPTTYKVLDSHPQPIQTNATTFSHHISTPTSPDLHLFATTGEGTVKILSYPSFDVLHTLNAHTSACLSIALAPTGRYLAVGGSDALISLWDTSDWICRRTVSSNNGGAVRGVSWSFDGRFICGACDEVGCGGNGIEIFHAETGESVYTVPTGGGMNSGIPAVAWHPSRYWLAYSTTADGPGGGGASGLKIVGAAGGSL; translated from the exons ATGGCACCTCCCCGCCGCAATCTACTTCCCAAAGAGCGATTCGCATTCTCATTTGGGAGCCTCAAGACTCAGAGCTATCATGACCCTATTGCGCGAACGCCCGGATCTCATAC AATCCGAACGATAGCATGGAACCCTACCGGCCAGCTTATCGCTACAGGCTCAGCGGACCGTACCCTTCGAATCTGGAACCCTGAGCGCGCGCAAGTCAAATACTCGACTGACCTCCGCGGTCACACCGCGGGGATCGAGAAAGTCTTATTTAACCCAGTTCGAGACTCGGAGCTAGCCAGCTGTTCTTCTGATGGTACCGTGCGCTTCTGGGATGTTCGCTCGAAGACTTGTGTGAGCCGTCTAGATGTCGGCGGCGAAGCATTCACCTTGTCTTGGTCGGCTGATGGGAGTACAATGGTGGTTGGAAGGAAG GATGATACTCTGATACCAGTCTCCATTGAATCACCTTCTACCCCAACTGTGCTCGAAAACGGAGTAATAAATGTCCCATCCACGCAGTCCCAGAAACCGATCGCAGGCCCAACCACCTACAAAGTCCTAGATTCCCATCCACAGCCCATCCAAACAAACGCAACAACCTTTTCTCATCACATCTCCACGCCAACTTCGCCCGATCTTCACCTCTTCGCAACCACCGGCGAAGGCACAGTCAAAATATTATCCTACCCATCCTTCGACGTCCTCCACACCCTTAATGCTCACACATCCGCCTGCCTTTCCATTGCCCTCGCACCTACTGGACGCTATCTCGCCGTCGGCGGCAGCGACGCCCTTATCTCTCTCTGGGATACATCGGATTGGATTTGTCGACGCACCGTGTCTAGTAATAATGGTGGGGCCGTCCGCGGGGTGAGCTGGAGCTTTGACGGAAGATTTATTTGCGGTGCTTGTGACGAAGTAGGCTGCGGCGGTAATGGAATTGAGATCTTCCATGCTGAAACAGGCGAAAGCGTTTATACTGTTCCTACTGGTGGCGGGATGAATTCGGGCATTCCTGCCGTCGCATGGCATCCCTCGCGTTATTGGCTTGCGTACTCTACTACAGCAGACGGTCCTGGAGGTGGCGGAGCCAGTGGCCTTAAGATTGTGGGAGCTGCGGGTGGGAGTCTCTGA